The Ranitomeya variabilis isolate aRanVar5 chromosome 7, aRanVar5.hap1, whole genome shotgun sequence genome includes a window with the following:
- the LOC143784749 gene encoding histone H4: MSGRGKGGKGLGKGGAKRHRKVLRDNIQGITKPAIRRLARRGGVKRISGLIYEETRGVLKVFLENVIRDAVTYTEHAKRKTVTAMDVVYALKRQGRTLYGFGG; encoded by the coding sequence ATGTCTGGTCGCGGTAAAGGAGGTAAAGGTCTCGGGAAGGGCGGCgccaagcggcacaggaaggtgctccgtgataacatccagggcatcaccaagcctgccatccgccgtctagctcgcagaggaggcgtcaagcgcatctccggcctcatctatgaggagactcgcggtgtcctgaaagtcttcttggagaacgtgatccgtgacgccgtcacctacaccgagcacgccaagaggaagaccgtcaccgccatggacgtggtgtacgcgctcaagcgccagggccgcactctctacggcttcggaggttaa
- the NME3 gene encoding nucleoside diphosphate kinase 3, with translation MICLLLTIFAHIFPSAWSGVNERTFLAVKPDGCQRRLVGEIIRRFERKGFRLVAMKLMQASETLLKDHYIALRDRPFYNRLVKYMGSGPVVAMVWQGLDVVKTARLMLGETNPLDSLPGTIRGDFGVDVSRNVIHGSDSRESAQREISLWFRPDEIVCWQDHAERWIYE, from the exons ATGATCTGCCTGCTGCTGACCATTTTCGCGCACATTTTCCCCTCCG CCTGGTCGGGGGTGAATGAACGCACCTTCCTAGCGGTGAAGCCCGACGGGTGTCAGCGGCGCCTGGTGGGCGAGATCATCAGACGATTCGAGAGAAAGGGCTTCCGACTGGTCGCAATGAAATTAATGCAG GCATCAGAGACCCTCTTAAAGGACCACTACATTGCTCTGCGGGACCGCCCGTTCTATAATCGCCTGGTGAAGTACATGGGTTCCGGTCCTGTGGTAGCCATG GTCTGGCAGGGCCTGGACGTAGTGAAGACAGCCCGCCTAATGCTCGGTGAGACCAACCCCCTGGACTCCTTACCGGGCACTATTCGTGGAGATTTCGGTGTGGATGTCAGCAG gaaTGTGATCCACGGAAGCGACTCCAGAGAGAGCGCCCAGCGTGAGATTTCTCTCTGGTTCAGACCAGATGAGATTGTCTGTTGGCAGGACCATGCTGAGCGCTGGATCTACGAGTAA